In Carassius auratus strain Wakin chromosome 37, ASM336829v1, whole genome shotgun sequence, the DNA window tacccatatgcttccataaaaaTCATGAACCTTACCCTGATGAATATAATCTTGCACATTTTTGTAGCACCACATCTGCATTAACAAAAACATTCAGTTCCATACACATTACGTtgatttaatatacattaaatgaaagcagtaaaatgaaatgaaatgtaaaataaaataaaagagaagaaaattaaatatgaataactgAAATGTGTGTACTGAACAGGATTAAGCAATATAAAAacggacacattaaattgattaaaattgactgtaaagacatttatgatgttacaaaagatattctattcatcaaagaatcctgaaaaaaaagtattcatagctgttttcacaaaaatattaatcattgtTAGTATATCAGCATAAATATTAATCATTAACAATGGTACAAAATAAGGAAAttttacttgagcaccaaattagcatattagaatgatgtcaGAAACAATCATGtgactgaagcctggagtaatggctgctgaaaatgtagctttggcataacaaaaataaataatatttttaaatagaaatgttatttgtaaattgttatattttgtaattttactgttttatggtattttggtcaaataaatgcaatcacCTTGAGCATAAGAGACCAAATTGTTTGAATGGCACTGTGTCACGTGTATGTTTTGtctgaattaaaaatgtttgtttactaGCTTTGTGTCCTTCAGGGAAACACGTGTCAGATCAAACAGAAATTGTTTGATAAACCATCTAAACACCTGCGGCAATCCCAGACTCCTTAGACCCAGACATTACAGTTCAGTGATCAGCGTCTGCCTCACCCTTTCAAATACCTCAAACATGCCTCACTGGCTGCTCTACAGGAGAGCCTGTTCAAAAACAACCCCCtgcataccaaaaaaaaaaaaaaaacatgcgccaaaTGCACACCCAAACAGTCTGATGAGTTTAATTATCACTATATGGAAAGTTTTAGTAAGCAAACCAAGTGTTTAATTCAGCTGACTGAATGACTCCCCATCAGACTGTTGTTTTGACCGGGAGCTATGAATGAGATGTTTTAGTGCTGAGCACACATCCTGTCTTAGAGCCCTGTTTTCAATCATGTGAAGAGTTTCTGTATCCAAGATTTTCCTGTAAATTGTAATTGCTGCCCTTTCTGTGCCAAGTGTGCAGTGTTACAGAGTTCAATATGGTCATGatcttaaaaggacagttcacctaaaaacttACTTTcttcgtgttgttccaaacctgtatgacttactttcttttaacacataagaagatattttgactgcatttgtccatataatgaaagtcattaGGGGCCATAATTGTATGgactccattgactttcattgtatgcagaaaaacactgagacatgagggtgagtaaatgatgacaaaattgtaCATTTGGgctgaactatcactttaaggcCATTCAACCATCTGGCAGAGATTATTTGCTACTCCTGCTGCTTTCCGAAAGttctaaatgcaaagtgttggTTCTCACTGCCCTCTGTTGGCCTAACTCATaagaaacattaattttgttctttctttgttttgaagGTTTGGAGTCTGGCTTTGTAACCTTGCCGAGACTGTCCCGCACTGAGCGTCCAGCCCAGGGCAGTTCTCCATCAGCCTGTCTGCCTGAAATCCAAAGAGGCTCGCTCACAGACACGGGTATCCCGTCCTTCCCCTGTTCAGACTCCATCAGTCCTTCTGACTCCATGAACTCCTTCACTCTTGACCTGGGCCCTTCCCTCATGTCTGAAGTCTTTGCCCTGATTGACAGCCCTGTGTGTGAGAAGACTGATCCCATCAGCGAAAAAACACAGTCTACCGATGATAACTCtgaggtggactcggacccaaccaCATCTTTGGTGGACTCTCTCCTGAGAGAAGACTATGACGGTAGGACACGGTTGTATGGAGGAGAGTGGAAGCATTCAGACTATGTAAATGGTGAGTCACCCAAAAAATCCATGCTGGGGGATCAGATGCACCCAGTCTCCATTGAGGATCACGGCATGCAGCCGGAGAGTTTCCAGAGGGCTGCTGATGTGCTGGCACGTCATTATGGGAGTGGAGGACTCAGgaatacaaacaacaacaactctcATAGGAGAGGACCATACAGCTATCCTGATGAAGAGGAAGAAATCAAAGTCTAACACTACGAGATGCCTAACATCCAAATACAGcagttttaaagggatactttaaaagtcaaaaatgaacattctgtcataacTGACTCGTGAACCAAATCAATTCAGTTTTTGAACGAATCATCCAGACTGGTTTTCTGTATTTGAtaaactgattcatttaaaagattcaATGTTCAGTACTTAAAAGATTCAATTCCATGTTGTtgggttcccaacattcttcaaaatattttgaaagaaatgcttggaaggtttggaatgagatcaggatttttctttttgggtggggggtgggggtacctttaataacaattaaataataaactgtaAATGTAACAATAATTAAATTTGTTCTGTTCCTCACAGACAGCTATGGTAGGACTCCAGGAAACTACTTGCAACCCAAAAGTGAACGGGATTACTTTTGTTAAAGTTTTggtgcttttttgtcattttggagtgTACAGTTATGTGGAAAAGAGCACCATATTCACCTAAGATATTCACCTAAAATTTTGGTTCCTCAAAAGGAAGGTCTTACAAGTTcataatgatatatttttttggatgcaCTATTCCTTACAATTTGGGGGAAAATGAAAGCGGATTATTTGTCATTTACCCCTTTACGTACATAAgagtaaaactatacattttctaATATTGGACAAGAACATACATTTTGGCATCTCAAATGTTCACCTATATTTGATCCTACCTTCTCATTCCTAAAATATTAGATTTGACCCAGGGAAATAAAACCTGCCACAGTAGCTTTGTAATGCACAATAGACACCGCTAGCTATACAGTGATAACATTATACCATTAAAATACGCAAAATTTGAGTTTACAGTATTTAGATTTCAAGTAAACCTCAATCGTATGTAATGAACAGTGATACCATGTAGAAGTACAGACATATACCTGCTAGCTATCTTGTATCTAATACAAGTGTATCTAACACTTAGCATTTTGCATTCATGTAGTTTTAATAGCTCATATTCCCATTGTGAACACTGTGTGGCAGTTGGAAAACAAGCAATCTTTAAAAGAGAAGACGGAGACCCACTGGTCAATGTGATGCACAAAGCTGTGATGTGCTTTATGTTTTCACATTAGCACAAACAAAACAGATAAAACAACCAACCAtgactttcatttttctttcatttattacaTGATAAATATCTTAAGAGCAACACAGTATATAGTAACATTATATGATGCCCAACAACTTTTATCAATGTATTATGAAATGATGATTAAATATCAATatgaattttgtttgaatttacgttttattttgacagttaacCTCTCAATTCCCTTAATCACAATATAATATCTACATACTGTACGTACGAGCGGCTTTGCacaagaaatttacaaaatagcaATGTATGTTACCCTTCAATGACAGCAATAAAGTTTCATTAAAAGAAGCTATGAACAACATCAGCCTTAAAATGCTTTAACAAGGTTGTAGATGATTGTACTGTTATGGCGTTTATAAATGTCATGCTTCTATATAAGCTTCTATATTAATATCTAACGTGAAGCTTGTCAGTACGCCTTAAACGAAAACCAAAGGATGTCAGATTGTGCTGTGGTATATTTGTGTTTGACAGTTCTTAAAACCCGTATCTCTAAAGCTGATCTAAGATACCAAAAGGAAAACCAAAACGACATATACTTTTGTTCAAAGGCTTGGGgtcaaaggttgtttttttttgaagaaacgtattcttttattcagattgcattaaactgatcaaaactgaaagtgaaagATATTTATAAATTTAGAGGAGAGTGCGGTTCTCTTGAACTTACGttcaaagaaacaaatgcatcacggttttcagaattgataataaaaaatgtttcttgagcaccaaatctaacatattgaaatgatttctgaaggatcatgtgacaccgaagactggagtaatgatgagtAATAGAGTAATGGAAATTCAGCTGTGccttcacatgaataaattacattttgaatattaaaatagaaaacggttcttttaaattgtaacaatattttacagtattactgtttttttactgcaattttggcaaaaacatttttgtttttaaatcttacagacctcaaacttttgaacactagtgtattAAAAAACACTGCAGTTAAAAGCTTAACCAGAAGATACTGCACATGAGAAAGTACAAACTGTTAGATGTCATAGCAAACCAGTGCTTTTTCCCAGTCGACTTTCTTTTCCAAGACTCACTGAGCTGGAGACGAGAGCTGCTTGATCAGTGCTTGGGGGGGTTGTGGAGGAGGAACTTTAGGTCTTCTGCCTTGGGGTTTCTTTTGTGGTCCTCCTTCAGGCAACGTGGCCAATGAAGCTTGGGTGTTTTCGGGCTTGGGTGAAGGTGGTGGTTTTATTTCAGAGCTTCTCGGCAGAGGAACAGGAAACACTTTCGTCTGGGCTGCTGGGAAAGCACCTGCCTGATTCAAAGGAGGGCCTTTGGCAAGGTTTGGTGCCTTGTGCTGAATGAAAGACCTCCTTGCTGCAGAAATCAATTGGAAATTTAGGTTCTACCACAATGAGACAACACAAACAGCATCTATGATCACCAACATACGTTTAAAAGGAGCAGCGATCTTCAGGGTGGGCTCCTGGGATTGGGAGGGCAGCTCCTGAGTCGGCTCTGATTGGCTGGAGCACTGTGTCTTAGCCTGTGATTGGCTGTGGGCGTGTACCGGAGTGTAACGAGGAAGTGCTGAAGGCATGTGATTGAGTACAGGTGGCTGAGCAGTTGTATAAGAATCGTTGTTGTCCCACACAACAGCGTCACGGTTCACCAGAGGTTTCACGACTACTGTCACCCCAAGGTCCTCCGATGATGCAGAGCTGAAATTAGAAGCACACAAAGCCAAAACAAAAATAagacttttgtaactttattagTCTCATTAAGTAGAACGTTTTGAGCATAAAAATGACAAAGTTGGTTGACTACCTGTCAGTTTTTAATAGTGACGATCGAGCAGAGGAGAAAGGGGGAGAGGGTAAGATGCTGTCAGAAAGTGGTCTCCGGGATATTTTCGGGATCGGGCTTTCAGGAAGTTCTGGGACCTCAAATTCAACCTCTAAAAAGAATTTAAGAaagtttgtgtttaaaaaaaattatatttaatttaaaaaaaatttattctttGCACTTCagtgttttaattatattttatatctgaTAGTTAATTattcagcaaaaataaaaacaaaaaacttcctAATAACATAGAATTAAGCAGGGTTGCCCCAAAGGAGATTCATGAGTTGATGGGAAGCTAAAAATatccaattaaaatgaaaatattgggCGACACAATAATCACAATATAGTGATTATCAAATGAAAGGTTTcagtcaaattaaatatttactaaaatacatgtaaaaaaaatgtgtacacatttgcataatttccaACATTTGTGTGAGCAAAATTTGCAGCAATTCAGCAGTATTCCACCATAATAAGAGCTTGAGCATCTGACATTTTTAAAGCTCGATGGTTTAGACATTTGAAATTTAagacaataataaatattcatattgtaactgaaattgaaataaaattataattattagcaaatattcatttgtattgtacagtataattgtaagttacaaaataaatataatttacaaaagataataaaagttacaaaagatataaattttttgtaattaaagtaaaacataataatattgaTATAGTTTTTATCAGTATTACTCAATTTAATTGGGTTCTTAAAACAGCGGTGTGAATGTAATGTGGACTGAGACCGTATCAAAGCTAAAAAGAGATTTGTGTCtactttaaagacaaaaaaatcttTTATCTTGTTTGTATGCCATGTGACCTTAAAGCAACATCAGAAAATTATAAACATGcaaaagtttaataaaatgactgaaatattaacttaaaataccACGGGGTACTTCAAgaagatatttaatttaaaaaaagtttggcaACCTCCGCATTAAAGAatgaacagaaatgaaattctggAAGCAATACGAtattaaagatatttaatgctgtttttacaaCAGTGAACCATGACTTATGTAACATTCCATTACCTTCTGGGAAGAGGCTCTTGGAATACTGTATAAGCGGCTCTATGACAGCCACAACTTGCACTGAAGAGGCAGATGCCATGTCCAGCAATGCTGTCTCGCTGAAAAAGAGAAGCAGAGTGACATTTTAGGAGATTACATTTTAGATGCATACTTTAGTCTAGACTTGGTGCTATACTGACTCTTCACTGCGAGGGCGCAGAAGATTAGGTCCAAGCACTATGGCTATATTACTGGGTGTCATCTTATTCACCGCTTGCTGCTCTGACAAGTATGACAGGAACTGGACAAGGTATCTGATGGAGAGGTAGAGAAATCAAAGAAAGATAGACATAGTGAATGTGAAgtgtgaaaatgtgcattaatggTTTGACGTGGAAAGGAGACATTCAGAGTTGAAACTCTGACGTACTTCAGGTTGTCATAGTTTTCTTTAGGAAGTTTTTGCAACACTGTCCGCAACTGCTTTAATTTTTCATCCGTTtctttttctctaaaaaaaaaaaaaaaaaaaaaaaaacacgtcaaGACAATTAAAATGCATCCAAACTCAGTATCTAAGGAGTTTTATCACTGATGCAGAAATAAACAAGCTGCATGTACAGACTTACGCTGCAGCTTTGAACCATTCATTATACAACTCAAATGTCATGAGCGGTTCAGGCAACTCTCTCAAGTAACTCTTGAGAGCCCCTGCAAACACAGtacaaacaaaataacattaaacacCAGTATAGGAGGTTAAAGCTTAATTCAAGTCATTTTTAGACACCATCAGTCCCTGTTTACTATtagcatatataaaaaaagagcagCCTGAACATTTTGCTAAGTTTCTCTTATAGTTTTCCACATAAGAAAATCATatgagtttgaaacaacatgaagaaaTGATGGTTGAAATGTTACAGTAAGAATcctaacaacattttttttttcatatatgctGCAGTTTGTTACTTCAACCACATATTGTAACCACGTTCGGCGTATCACAAAGCACTTTCCCCGTTATCATCAGTTAAGGCATCAGCTAATACCAAACTCATACAAACAAAGTCAAGCTCACACAAATCGCACAAAAAAAAGTCACTATGGCCTTTCACCTGCCACAGCATGTGGGTCATAGCTGAACTCTTTCTGGTCGACAGTCCCTGAATCCAGACAGCTCTTCAGTTTTTTTACAACCGATGCAGCAGCTGCCAGCCTGAACAAACCCTAGATGACAGTTGTAAAGATAGATAGTGAGAGAGTGTTTAGATGAGAGTGGAGAAGTGAAACACTATGCTCATGATACTGGGCATGCAGTTATGTGGGTGTGCAGTCATCTGTGTGTAGGTGCATTTGTGGCTTGTAAATATgcatgtgtgcgcgtgtgtgtgtgctaacCTCTTCCCTCAACCCTGTACGTAGCAGCATGCCGACACACTCCTCAATAGGGACAGCGATCTTTCTTCCACAGCTCTGAAGGTGAGACAGCAGAGGCTCTCCGAAAACCTTTTCTTCTGATGAACTCATCTGGGGCTCTTCAAGGAGACAGATATACTTGTCAAATAAGTTGTGCTAATGCTGCGGTTTGTACGATTTGAATGTTTCGATGTTTTATTCACTGATAATCAATCTTTTCCTCTGCTCACCTGTGTTGCTGTGACTCTCTTTGAGCTCGGTTATGTTTTTCTCCAGGAATTCGTATGAGGCCTTGTGATATTCAGCTTGCAGATCTAGAAGCTATGAGAAAAGGAACGCAAACAATCTCAAGTATGTTTTTTTAACCCCTTGACTGACGGAAAAACTTCCAAGGAGTCATCCCAGGACAACTGAATGGCAATGATAAgatcattatttatatacaagccacaagtaaataaatcattttatacaCATAATACAAATAACGCAAAATGTCAGACAAACACATTTGCTTTTTCCAACTCACTGTATTGACTATTTGTTGATTTGATaactattaattaacattttcattagaTCAATGATAATGATCAATGATATCGAGTGCAATAAGAGTTCAAAGGAACACAATTCTGACATGGTATCGGTGAAAAAGGGCACTTGGGCATTACTGATGATGGGTCTGTGGGGATGCCAAAGTTTGAGAAACACTTAGGACATAGGTACTCACACGGATGAAGTAGCTGGCATACTCATCCTCTTTAGTGGCAAAATGATAGAGGTCTGCAGAGTACTGATCCTGagagaaagaaaatgtgtttgtgttattgATTTCCTTGAAAATACGACAACCTCTTCTGATGAAGCCACGCGTTTCATGTCGACTTCGTAAACCTAAAAATATTTGTTTCGCTAACCTTTTTCACAGTACATTCAGTACACACAGGCCTTCTGACAGTATGAACAGTAGAGGAAGGAAATTAGATAATCGAGTGGTGTAAGTTAGATTTGAACAAGCTGTAATGTTTCAGTTGGTAGCCAAATTGTATTTTATCATAACCATTCGTATAAGCACCCTAGTTTAAAACAATCTGAAGAGATCTACTTTCATGATTCTGGCTGGAGATCAGATCTGGGTGTCCAAACTCAGTCCTGAAAGGCTGGTGTCCTGTAGAGcttagcttcaaccctaatcaaaagAACACATGAACCAGCTAATCGAGCTCTTAATAGAAAGTATGCCTTCCAGGCAGGTGTGCTAAAGAAagttggagcttaactctgcaggaCTGAGATGGGACATCCCTGATCATGACTGAACTAGATATTGAATTGGCCATAATAGCATAATAAATCTGTGATCAGTGAAGAAGCCAACTATATCCAAGTTTAACCTTAATAGACTCCAGTCTCTTCCAGGCCTCCTCTAAATCCTCTCTTAGTCCGTCTTGCTTGGCCTGTGGGCCTGTGCTGGTCTGAGATCTACAAGTGAGACACATAAAAGTTCATGTCTTCATAAAAGAGGATCGCAAAGTTTTGAAGGTGTGACTTGTGTTTAAAGAGAAGTTGAGACGTATTCTGGTCATAATGTTGAAAATAGAAATCACCTGACGCGAGCATTATTCCAGTCTGTTGTAAGTTTAGCAAACTGTTTCTTGTTTTTCAAGATCTCCGGCAGATCATCCTGCATAGATAACAAGGTTCATGAATGGGTCATGAATACGGACTGTTTCGGCTCATATAGTTTGCTAGTAAGAAAGAAGCTACCTCACTGAGCTTATTCAGAGGCACAAGGACTTCTTTCTCCAGCTTCATCTCAAAGTCAGCCAGGGTCCGTGCCAGGAAATTTTGCATAAAGCAGCACATTTCCAAAACCTTTCTGCAGGAAAGTTCAGGTGTGCTTAGAAGCAGACTGTAAAGGGTGTATTTCCAAGGCAGCTTTGCTATAATGTCATTTACTCTTAACTCTGCCTGAGGTAAATGAACATTacacaacattaaaacattgaaatatttacCTTATGGAGGAATCGCCATCAAAATCCTTAAAGCTCTCAGCCATACTGACAGACAGCAACATGAGGGGTAACTTTTTCTGGAAACAATGAAAAATTTGAATGAGCGAAGTGATTGAAGAAATCAGGAAGTATTGCGTAGCAAGTTTTCTGATAGTTCTGCTTTAGAACTAGCTACTTATATTGGTTTACATGGGTATCGCAGTTAAGGGACGATATAAAATAACAGTGTAAATCCATGACCCAAGGCGATACGCAAAAGGAAGAAAAAttaaaggaaaaagaaaataaaggccTGTGTTTAGCACTTATGAGCAGCTCCCGCATGTTAAAAGCATATCCAAAACTTTTTCTCCAGACATAATCATCCACATTTAAAGACAAAACGAAAACCTCAGAAGACAGATTCAAGGACTCTCCATCAGCAATTAGGGATTAgctttttttaacacaaaatgaTAGGCCAAGATAAACTATTGAACTATTAAACTGTGATGGTGGTCCATGTAGATGATCTTCACAGCCACAGCATTTCATCATATGATCATTTCATATGTCTTTTTGAACGCTACTCATTTTTCATATACAGCAACTGCTTAATCTGCGTCAAAATTTCATCCAACACACTTACAAACCACATGATTGAATAGGGGCTTACCATCCGTTTCTCAGAGTCCAGTCCCTGCTGACTCTGCAGGCAGCCTACCAACTTCTTGTAGATGATCTGGGCAGCTTTCTTTGCTGGCTCCACACGTTGTTCCACCTTAAATGAACCAGATGGAGTATTCATTTACAGGGCCCTGTATTCATATTCTGGTAACACAGCTTGTGTGTATAAAGGCCTCTCAAGAACTGTGCCTTAAGCAGATGTATTAGTTTAGGTGTAATAGTGGTGGAAATGCCTCACCATAACAAGATCCTCTGAGAGAAGGTCAGTTGCATCTTGTGACCTACAGTAAAGAAACAAGTGCATTTAACATTACTTAAATAACACAGATATTATGGTAATATTCTGACCAACAGCATGACTGCAAATGTAAAACTGCTTAATAAGCAAGAAGTTCAATAAACAGGTAGTTTACTGAGTAAATTGGTTTGAATGGACTTGAATGGAAAGATTCAGTGACGCACTCGTGATGA includes these proteins:
- the LOC113056039 gene encoding cdc42 effector protein 1-like, which codes for MNLGKLASLKGLVSHSSGKRRFKGDLTPEMISPPLGDFRHTMHVGRGGDVFGDTSFLSNHGGAGNSTDGDSCTSEKNEGFFSRTLRRVRRTPERPRGSSKDLSPPPPPISPIIKNAISLPRLDVDSPNGCPVKVLFPSPPKTPETSTYLYGLESGFVTLPRLSRTERPAQGSSPSACLPEIQRGSLTDTGIPSFPCSDSISPSDSMNSFTLDLGPSLMSEVFALIDSPVCEKTDPISEKTQSTDDNSEVDSDPTTSLVDSLLREDYDGRTRLYGGEWKHSDYVNGESPKKSMLGDQMHPVSIEDHGMQPESFQRAADVLARHYGSGGLRNTNNNNSHRRGPYSYPDEEEEIKV
- the LOC113056038 gene encoding SH3 domain-binding protein 1-like, with product MLKQFNILKQFGNGGKSQDATDLLSEDLVMVEQRVEPAKKAAQIIYKKLVGCLQSQQGLDSEKRMKKLPLMLLSVSMAESFKDFDGDSSIRKVLEMCCFMQNFLARTLADFEMKLEKEVLVPLNKLSEDDLPEILKNKKQFAKLTTDWNNARVRSQTSTGPQAKQDGLREDLEEAWKRLESIKDQYSADLYHFATKEDEYASYFIRLLDLQAEYHKASYEFLEKNITELKESHSNTEPQMSSSEEKVFGEPLLSHLQSCGRKIAVPIEECVGMLLRTGLREEGLFRLAAAASVVKKLKSCLDSGTVDQKEFSYDPHAVAGALKSYLRELPEPLMTFELYNEWFKAAAEKETDEKLKQLRTVLQKLPKENYDNLKYLVQFLSYLSEQQAVNKMTPSNIAIVLGPNLLRPRSEDETALLDMASASSVQVVAVIEPLIQYSKSLFPEEVEFEVPELPESPIPKISRRPLSDSILPSPPFSSARSSLLKTDSSASSEDLGVTVVVKPLVNRDAVVWDNNDSYTTAQPPVLNHMPSALPRYTPVHAHSQSQAKTQCSSQSEPTQELPSQSQEPTLKIAAPFKPRRSFIQHKAPNLAKGPPLNQAGAFPAAQTKVFPVPLPRSSEIKPPPSPKPENTQASLATLPEGGPQKKPQGRRPKVPPPQPPQALIKQLSSPAQ